The genomic DNA TCTGGAGATTTATGGGTGGGGAGAGGCCTTTGTAAGCAAACTCAGTGGGCTCCACCATGTGGGGCACAACGCTGTTTGTCCTGAAGCAGCCGTCCCGGGTCAGGGGCTCCACCTCGAGGAAAGGGGCGGCTGCTTTGTGCCCTCTGACATAAATCCCCAGGAAATCCTGGATGGAGCTGACCTGGTGGGCGTAGACATCTGGGCTGATGAGACCGAAGTGCAGCTTCAAGGCCAGCAGCTCGGCCCTGAGGAGGGCGTTCTCTTCACTGAGAGCCGACAACTGGCTCTCCATGGCAAAGTCATTGAGTCGTCTCTTTTCCCGGGAGCGTTTGGCCGCCTCGTTGTTCTTGCGTCTCTTCTCCCAGTACATAGTGTCCTTCTTCTCGTCGGGCATGAACTCCCGCTTGCGCCGCGAGGGCCCGCTCGTCTTGCTGCGTAGCAGCTTATTCTTGCCCTGATGAAGCCCCAGCCCACTGAGGGTGCTCAGCGGTGCCATGAAGCTTTCCATGGCGTCAGACACTGCCACTGTATGCTGCTGCTGGGAACCTTGGAAGGTGGAATTCAAGTATCCATTATAAAACTGTGACCACCTAATTATTATTCATGTTCATTCATGCATGCAATTATTCATTTTTTTGGGGTAGTGCTGTAGGGCCTAGGAACCGCAACCATTCATCTA from Lepidochelys kempii isolate rLepKem1 chromosome 25, rLepKem1.hap2, whole genome shotgun sequence includes the following:
- the NFILZ gene encoding NFIL3 like protein — encoded protein: MESFMAPLSTLSGLGLHQGKNKLLRSKTSGPSRRKREFMPDEKKDTMYWEKRRKNNEAAKRSREKRRLNDFAMESQLSALSEENALLRAELLALKLHFGLISPDVYAHQVSSIQDFLGIYVRGHKAAAPFLEVEPLTRDGCFRTNSVVPHMVEPTEFAYKGLSPPINLQSSDPKQTPLGTQYDLNPHQPKRLESAFRSTLCPPYLNYHFLEKYTCRFPLLDNARFLATSPSMAEAGQPGVKSTLDEDDEQQVPKISPLPPGSQLCPAEDPSRGRSYSALPHKLRIKTKALSSWEESGSDSR